A section of the Streptomyces sp. CG1 genome encodes:
- a CDS encoding lantibiotic dehydratase translates to MAHGLYEPAGFALLRAPMQSVETFTELNGGRERILDIAGRPEVREALQIASPDLVRALDRYTAGETDRGRRTERLLSSLARYIGRMSSRPTPFGGFAGVALVPLAASTTTVLAPAEAATQTRSDMRWLLDRLSVLESDQELLARSRLFWNPLIADLGDRFLLSYADVYGRSDSRAITIAATPMLRRIGQLCAQPVLFGELVETLAAETGPQYREAAHSFLLALHESRYLLTDLRPPRTEFRPEEHLHRLLAERAGPGSAAAWSDLRELLDRSDRAVPGTRSDLLRRAADRQRDIHEGDAAVPFHVDTRLGVREPSVNQAIGVAAADAVETLMRLGCHPIRQPHLAEYHERFVERYGTHTEVPVLELLDARTGLGAPATYTRPAAPRAPRIPPYPGRPDAQQRHLARLLADCLRSGSRTLTLSDEDVARLTVWDPSTSDAPPLAAVDLFCQVQADSAATLDAGDWRLVVAADGVTFGGRSMGRFGGILDEEAVDELRRYLDDAQYRSGDAIHAEVNYQPTFAVGANVATHRAARDYEILVNALPTVEPERQMPLSDLVVGATPKRFYLRSLRLGREVVAHQNHMLVGTTAPNAARFVLEASQDGFALPVGFQWHDLDTLPFLPRVCRGNVVLRPAQWNLRPGELAADADDHDGDGFDATLSALRERWGIDRYVYVVQLDNRLLVDLDSPLGRQQLHREALTALREGSPAFLELHEMLPATDGLWLRDTEDRQYVSELVIPVMLREGAGTAPGTPRTPEAAHRRLVQSSSERVGLRSPRRRFPPGGEWTYLKVYCDDASEDDLITGRLADLVEELRKRELIDRWFYVRYADPDAHLRVRFHAAEEETREALLLEAIRWGHQLARAGAADQVQLDTYEREIERYGGIEVIADAERLFTANSDLVTGLLRARAENGQPSAEHLMVHAHHALYQDWYGRPPERAPLLPELTTAMRDDFRRDRRYLTNLLAPWAAHPDSLAAAHREALAPLFTAQRAAVARMRDAVWRHHPGERGAAVEQAVLVSLAHMQSNRLLGVDREKEEYCYGLWRLALDAIRGRPAGVPARAGAR, encoded by the coding sequence GTGGCGCACGGCCTGTACGAGCCAGCAGGCTTCGCCCTGCTGAGGGCGCCGATGCAGAGCGTGGAGACCTTCACCGAGCTGAATGGCGGCCGGGAGCGGATTCTTGACATCGCAGGTCGCCCCGAGGTGCGGGAGGCTTTGCAGATCGCAAGCCCGGACCTGGTACGGGCGCTGGATCGGTACACGGCGGGAGAGACCGACCGCGGGCGACGGACCGAGCGCCTGCTGTCCAGCCTGGCGCGCTACATCGGCCGGATGAGCAGTCGACCGACGCCGTTCGGCGGGTTCGCGGGTGTGGCCCTGGTGCCGCTGGCCGCCTCGACCACGACGGTCCTCGCGCCGGCCGAGGCGGCCACTCAGACTCGCTCGGACATGCGGTGGCTGCTGGACCGCCTCAGCGTCCTGGAGTCCGACCAGGAGCTGCTGGCCCGATCTCGGCTGTTTTGGAACCCGCTGATCGCCGACTTGGGTGACCGCTTCTTGCTTTCCTACGCGGACGTCTACGGCAGGAGCGACAGCCGTGCGATAACCATCGCCGCCACCCCGATGCTGCGCCGCATCGGCCAGCTGTGCGCACAGCCCGTCTTGTTCGGCGAACTCGTCGAGACATTGGCCGCCGAGACCGGCCCGCAGTACCGGGAGGCCGCACATAGCTTCCTGCTGGCGCTGCACGAGTCCCGCTACTTGCTGACCGATCTGCGGCCGCCGCGCACCGAGTTCCGGCCCGAGGAGCATCTGCATCGGCTGCTGGCCGAGCGCGCCGGGCCCGGGAGCGCCGCTGCCTGGTCGGACCTGCGGGAGCTGCTCGACCGGAGCGACCGGGCCGTGCCCGGAACCAGATCCGACTTGCTGCGGCGGGCGGCGGACCGGCAGCGTGACATCCACGAGGGCGATGCGGCGGTGCCGTTCCACGTGGACACCCGGCTCGGTGTGCGCGAGCCGTCGGTGAACCAAGCGATCGGGGTGGCCGCCGCCGACGCGGTCGAGACGCTGATGCGACTGGGCTGCCATCCCATCCGGCAGCCGCACCTCGCCGAGTACCACGAACGGTTCGTCGAGCGGTACGGCACCCACACAGAGGTGCCCGTGCTGGAACTGCTGGATGCCCGTACCGGGCTGGGCGCGCCCGCGACGTACACGCGGCCCGCCGCGCCACGAGCCCCACGCATCCCGCCGTACCCCGGCCGGCCCGACGCCCAGCAGCGCCACCTGGCCCGGCTGCTCGCAGACTGCCTGCGCTCGGGCAGCCGCACACTCACCCTCTCCGATGAGGACGTTGCGCGGCTGACGGTCTGGGATCCGAGCACCTCGGACGCGCCCCCGCTGGCCGCCGTCGACCTGTTCTGCCAGGTGCAGGCGGACTCCGCGGCGACGCTCGACGCCGGGGACTGGCGGCTGGTGGTGGCGGCCGACGGCGTGACCTTCGGCGGCCGGTCGATGGGCCGCTTCGGCGGCATCCTGGACGAGGAGGCGGTCGACGAGCTGCGCCGGTACCTGGACGACGCACAGTACCGGAGCGGCGACGCGATCCACGCGGAGGTGAACTACCAGCCGACCTTCGCTGTAGGGGCCAACGTGGCAACCCACCGGGCCGCGCGGGATTACGAGATCCTCGTCAACGCGCTGCCGACGGTGGAGCCTGAACGGCAGATGCCTCTCTCGGACCTCGTCGTCGGCGCCACCCCGAAGCGGTTCTACCTGCGTTCACTTCGCCTCGGCAGAGAGGTGGTGGCGCACCAGAACCACATGCTGGTGGGCACCACCGCGCCGAACGCGGCCCGGTTCGTGCTGGAAGCCTCTCAGGACGGTTTCGCACTGCCGGTCGGCTTCCAGTGGCATGACCTGGACACATTGCCGTTCCTGCCGCGGGTATGTCGAGGCAACGTGGTGCTCCGGCCGGCGCAGTGGAATCTGCGGCCCGGAGAGCTGGCAGCCGACGCGGACGACCACGACGGCGACGGTTTCGACGCGACCCTGTCCGCACTACGCGAACGATGGGGGATCGACCGGTACGTGTATGTCGTCCAGTTGGACAACCGGCTGCTGGTGGACCTGGACAGCCCGCTCGGCCGGCAGCAACTACACCGGGAGGCGCTGACGGCGCTGCGGGAGGGCTCGCCCGCCTTCCTGGAACTGCACGAGATGCTGCCCGCGACGGACGGTCTGTGGCTGCGGGACACCGAAGACAGGCAGTATGTCAGCGAGCTGGTGATCCCCGTCATGCTGAGGGAGGGAGCCGGCACCGCGCCGGGGACACCGCGCACCCCAGAGGCCGCGCACCGACGGCTGGTGCAGTCGTCCTCGGAGCGGGTCGGCCTGCGCAGTCCGCGGCGACGGTTCCCGCCCGGCGGTGAGTGGACCTATCTGAAGGTCTACTGCGACGACGCGTCCGAGGACGACTTGATCACGGGCCGACTGGCCGACCTGGTCGAGGAACTGCGGAAGCGAGAACTGATCGACCGATGGTTCTACGTCCGGTACGCCGACCCCGACGCCCATCTGCGGGTGCGCTTCCACGCAGCTGAAGAGGAGACTCGGGAGGCCTTGCTCCTTGAGGCGATTCGCTGGGGCCACCAGCTGGCCAGGGCAGGAGCGGCAGACCAAGTGCAACTCGACACCTATGAACGGGAGATCGAACGCTACGGCGGCATCGAGGTGATCGCGGACGCCGAACGTCTCTTCACCGCCAACAGCGACCTGGTCACCGGGTTGCTGCGGGCAAGGGCAGAGAACGGTCAGCCGTCCGCGGAACACCTGATGGTCCATGCCCACCACGCGCTGTACCAGGACTGGTACGGCCGGCCGCCCGAGCGGGCGCCGCTGCTACCGGAACTGACCACAGCCATGCGTGACGACTTCCGGCGCGACCGGCGCTACCTCACCAACCTGCTGGCGCCCTGGGCGGCGCACCCGGACTCGCTCGCCGCGGCCCACCGCGAGGCGCTGGCGCCGCTGTTCACGGCGCAGCGGGCGGCGGTGGCCCGGATGCGAGACGCGGTATGGCGGCACCACCCCGGGGAACGGGGCGCAGCCGTCGAGCAGGCCGTGCTGGTCAGCCTTGCGCACATGCAGAGCAACCGGCTGCTCGGCGTGGACCGGGAGAAGGAGGAGTACTGCTACGGGCTGTGGCGCCTCGCCCTGGACGCGATCCGGGGCAGGCCAGCGGGCGTACCAGCCAGGGCGGGGGCCCGATGA
- a CDS encoding lanthionine synthetase LanC family protein codes for MSNHRISADPPDPYAAAHAHATLIGERLSQERLVADAVERAATRARNPFEWGGASLGKGHTGVALLQLALASHADSAERSADTATSDQSRHEWLARAQAQLQSAVGSTHTHPLPTASLLLGSSGLALAVEEFRQVDDRYAPSARQLWRQVADQVREHPWPVREKGYAATDYDVIYGAAGVLVALLSAPEATLSEHRDAVDVLVCYLLKVVGTSDEKDLACRVPPELFPLDEYREHYPFGYYNTGLSHGIPGVLSALAAAYRAGHDRPEVRAALLRLADRLLEWSTPDRLGPDWPAGIPLTESGAPDPAGSVPTRTAWCYGTPGVAVALLQAGTALADTDLRSTAVAAHRAAMARVRAMPESVSSPTICHGVAGLLCVAAFVVEQTGDATARDDVRWLTEQLLSQCDPEQLLVVRDEESTGNLVDDPSFLTGAAGVGLSLLAAGGGRQSWWNGLMLHG; via the coding sequence ATGTCGAACCATCGGATTTCCGCAGATCCCCCCGACCCGTATGCCGCTGCGCACGCCCATGCCACCCTGATCGGGGAGCGTCTCTCCCAGGAACGGCTGGTGGCCGACGCGGTGGAACGGGCCGCCACACGGGCGAGGAACCCCTTCGAGTGGGGCGGCGCGTCGCTGGGCAAGGGGCACACGGGCGTGGCCCTGCTCCAACTCGCCCTGGCGAGCCACGCGGACAGCGCGGAACGTTCGGCCGACACCGCGACGTCCGACCAGTCACGCCACGAATGGCTCGCCCGAGCACAGGCCCAGCTCCAGAGTGCGGTCGGCAGCACCCACACCCATCCGCTCCCCACCGCCTCGCTGCTGCTGGGCAGTTCCGGCCTGGCCCTGGCCGTCGAGGAGTTCCGGCAGGTCGATGACCGCTACGCGCCGAGTGCCCGCCAGCTCTGGCGGCAGGTGGCCGATCAGGTCCGGGAACACCCGTGGCCGGTCCGCGAAAAGGGCTACGCGGCCACCGACTACGACGTGATCTATGGCGCGGCCGGTGTGCTCGTGGCACTGCTCTCCGCCCCCGAGGCCACGCTCTCCGAGCACCGGGACGCCGTCGACGTCCTGGTGTGCTATCTCCTGAAGGTGGTCGGTACCTCGGACGAGAAGGATCTGGCCTGCCGGGTGCCGCCGGAACTGTTCCCATTGGACGAGTACCGCGAGCACTACCCCTTCGGCTACTACAACACCGGCCTCTCCCACGGCATCCCCGGTGTGCTGTCGGCCCTCGCCGCCGCCTATCGCGCTGGGCACGACAGGCCCGAGGTCCGCGCCGCCCTGCTCCGGCTGGCAGACCGACTGCTTGAGTGGTCGACGCCGGACCGGTTGGGGCCCGACTGGCCCGCCGGAATACCGCTGACTGAGTCCGGAGCGCCGGACCCGGCCGGGTCAGTGCCGACCCGGACCGCCTGGTGCTACGGCACGCCCGGAGTCGCGGTCGCACTGTTACAAGCGGGCACGGCGTTGGCCGACACCGACTTGCGGTCGACCGCGGTCGCCGCCCATCGCGCGGCGATGGCCCGCGTCCGTGCGATGCCCGAGTCGGTGTCCTCGCCGACGATCTGTCACGGCGTGGCGGGTCTGCTCTGCGTGGCCGCCTTCGTCGTGGAGCAGACCGGTGACGCGACTGCGAGGGATGACGTCCGGTGGCTCACCGAGCAACTGCTGTCGCAGTGCGACCCGGAGCAGCTGCTGGTCGTCCGGGACGAGGAGTCGACGGGGAACCTCGTCGACGATCCGAGCTTCCTGACCGGCGCGGCCGGAGTGGGCCTGAGCCTGCTGGCCGCAGGCGGCGGACGGCAGTCGTGGTGGAACGGGCTGATGCTCCATGGCTGA
- a CDS encoding S28 family serine protease yields MARTRTRTQLISTVIGLLLAAVQLVGAVPAPATDAAVAHRMQSDIAPLLAKVPGLTVREQHETDGGGRRQYLMEFRQWVDHRDHRKGMFQQRLNLIHRSLAAPTVLYSTGYELDKSQALSEPTKLLDGNELKIEHRFFGSSTPSPQDWSTLTIRQSADDYHAVVSALKRVYRGSWISTGWSKGGMASVYHRRFYPHDVAGTVAYVAPNDVDDSDDSAYDRFLATVGEPACRAGVERVSRQLLQHRAELAARLDAWARAQGDTFSRTFRTTDRAVEYLAMESVFSFWMLWGDRECGLVPVPNATVDTLWGWLNFSLNGLDGYTDQRISAHVGYYYQAATQLGSPSPAFPWLADLRRYPDVYRIRNFLPPELRNQPFDRDAMRDVQNWIDRDGKRLMFVYGQEDPWGAERFTVGPCTRDSAEFTAPGATHGTTSLAALSAPESAKARAMLARWADRAASR; encoded by the coding sequence TTGGCGCGAACCAGAACCAGAACCCAGCTGATCTCCACGGTGATCGGCTTATTACTGGCCGCGGTGCAACTCGTCGGCGCCGTGCCGGCCCCGGCCACCGACGCGGCTGTGGCTCACCGGATGCAGTCCGACATCGCGCCCCTGCTCGCGAAGGTGCCCGGCCTGACCGTACGGGAGCAACATGAGACGGACGGCGGCGGCCGTCGGCAGTATCTGATGGAGTTCCGGCAGTGGGTCGACCACCGCGACCATAGGAAGGGGATGTTCCAGCAGCGGCTAAACCTCATCCATCGCTCGCTGGCCGCACCGACCGTCCTCTACTCCACCGGCTACGAACTCGACAAGAGCCAGGCACTGAGCGAGCCGACCAAGCTGCTGGACGGCAACGAACTCAAGATCGAGCACCGCTTCTTCGGGTCCTCGACGCCGAGCCCCCAGGACTGGAGCACGCTCACCATCAGGCAGTCGGCGGACGACTACCACGCGGTAGTGTCGGCGCTGAAGCGGGTGTACCGGGGCAGCTGGATCAGCACCGGATGGAGCAAGGGCGGCATGGCGTCCGTTTACCACCGCCGCTTCTACCCGCATGACGTGGCGGGCACCGTCGCCTACGTCGCTCCGAACGACGTGGACGATTCCGACGACAGTGCCTACGACCGGTTCCTCGCCACGGTCGGGGAGCCAGCCTGCCGGGCCGGTGTGGAGCGGGTGAGTCGCCAGTTGCTCCAGCACCGTGCCGAATTGGCGGCCCGGCTGGATGCCTGGGCGCGCGCCCAGGGGGACACCTTTTCCCGGACGTTCAGGACGACCGACCGGGCGGTGGAGTACCTGGCCATGGAGTCGGTGTTCTCGTTCTGGATGCTATGGGGCGACCGGGAATGCGGCCTGGTGCCGGTGCCGAACGCCACCGTCGATACCCTATGGGGCTGGCTGAACTTCAGCCTCAACGGCCTCGACGGCTACACCGACCAGCGGATCTCCGCGCACGTCGGCTACTACTACCAGGCGGCCACCCAACTCGGCAGCCCATCACCGGCGTTCCCCTGGCTGGCGGACCTGCGCCGCTACCCGGACGTATACCGGATCCGGAACTTCCTGCCCCCCGAGCTGCGGAACCAGCCCTTCGACCGCGACGCGATGCGCGACGTCCAGAACTGGATCGACCGCGACGGCAAGCGACTGATGTTCGTCTACGGGCAGGAGGACCCGTGGGGCGCCGAGCGGTTCACCGTGGGTCCGTGCACCCGGGACTCGGCCGAGTTCACCGCGCCCGGTGCCACCCACGGCACGACGTCACTCGCCGCACTGTCCGCGCCTGAATCAGCCAAGGCAAGGGCGATGCTGGCTCGCTGGGCCGACCGTGCGGCTTCGCGTTAA
- a CDS encoding DUF6228 family protein, whose product MIEDNPAVRVGEPGPRPVHLLFSKPARPFGDDPMLDFLVKARGQWVSVETLVRTWDGDGLDTFLASLAEDFRGWEGARAWRSLERDLTVSAEHRPGGYVHLTWGIHDRPPSEEWHFEATTVHAAGEEMRNLAAEFHTFLTSTVE is encoded by the coding sequence ATGATCGAAGATAATCCCGCGGTACGCGTGGGAGAACCCGGGCCAAGACCGGTCCACCTGCTCTTCTCCAAGCCGGCAAGACCATTCGGGGACGACCCCATGCTCGACTTCCTCGTGAAAGCTCGCGGGCAATGGGTGAGCGTCGAGACCCTGGTGCGGACCTGGGACGGCGATGGCCTCGACACCTTCCTCGCCTCGCTGGCCGAGGACTTCCGCGGCTGGGAAGGAGCGCGCGCCTGGCGCTCCCTGGAACGCGACCTGACGGTCTCGGCAGAACACCGCCCAGGCGGCTACGTCCACCTGACGTGGGGCATCCATGACCGGCCTCCGTCCGAGGAGTGGCACTTCGAGGCCACCACCGTGCACGCGGCCGGCGAGGAGATGCGAAACCTCGCCGCTGAGTTCCACACGTTTCTCACGAGCACGGTCGAGTAG
- a CDS encoding IS5 family transposase (programmed frameshift), with amino-acid sequence MAVDLARELVPDGLWKIAAPLIPPFRPRQQGGGTAPVADRKVFTAVVYVLTSGCAWRYLPPTFGTSPATAHRRFTTWTKAGLWRRLHRAVLDELGAKGELDWTSAITDAASVRAKKGGALTGPNPVDRGKKGSKLHVLSEAQGIPLAVAVSGANVHDSQAFKPLLLGLPAIRSRRGPRRRRPVKVRADKAYFSAEHLAWLRARGLIPRIARPGVESSERLGRHRWKIERSIAWLFGYRRLTVRYERKGSHFLAFLGLAAALTCYKKLAKLTT; translated from the exons ATGGCTGTGGATCTTGCGCGGGAACTGGTACCCGATGGGCTGTGGAAGATCGCCGCGCCGCTGATACCGCCGTTCCGGCCCAGGCAGCAGGGTGGCGGGACGGCGCCGGTGGCGGACCGGAAGGTGTTCACGGCGGTGGTGTACGTGCTGACCAGCGGTTGCGCCTGGCGCTACCTGCCGCCGACGTTCGGCACCTCGCCTGCCACTGCGCACCGCAGGTTCACGACGTGGACCAAGGCCGGACTGTGGCGCCGGCTACACCGGGCCGTCCTGGACGAACTCGGTGCCAAGGGCGAGCTGGACTGGACCTCAGCGATCACCGACGCCGCGTCCGTCCGTGCGA AAAAGGGGGGCGCGCTGACCGGACCGAACCCGGTCGATCGCGGCAAGAAGGGCAGCAAACTGCATGTGCTGTCCGAAGCCCAGGGCATCCCGCTTGCCGTCGCGGTCTCCGGCGCGAACGTGCACGACAGCCAGGCGTTCAAGCCGCTGCTCCTGGGCCTTCCCGCCATTCGCTCTCGGCGCGGGCCACGACGACGGCGACCGGTCAAGGTCCGCGCTGACAAGGCGTACTTCTCCGCCGAACACCTCGCCTGGCTCCGCGCACGAGGGCTCATCCCGCGTATCGCGCGCCCGGGTGTCGAGTCCAGCGAGCGGCTCGGCCGACACCGCTGGAAGATCGAGAGATCGATCGCCTGGCTGTTCGGCTACCGCCGTCTCACCGTCCGCTATGAACGCAAGGGCAGCCACTTCCTCGCCTTCCTGGGCCTCGCCGCAGCTCTCACCTGCTACAAGAAACTCGCGAAACTCACCACGTGA
- a CDS encoding N-acetylmuramoyl-L-alanine amidase, producing the protein MATPISPDRLIAVLRAEGVRVVEQPGWKTHNRNHKGSWGPVHGVMIHHTVTSGTSNTVSICERGYEGLPGPLCHGVIAKDGTVYLVGNGRANHAGLGDGDVLSAVIGERSLPRADEANTDGNRHFYGFECENLGNGKDPWPAAQLEAIERVAAALCRVHGWGSASVIGHREWQPGKIDPLGFTMGGLRDRVSARLKGRPKSPSQSTSGVYAPPPFPKGLAPGRSTPSAKVLQQALKDTGWLDRSVPLADSYGPQTQKAVASFNRKHNLYTTGHPYDPAIGRRGWDLLHRLAYGN; encoded by the coding sequence TTGGCGACGCCCATCAGTCCCGACCGTCTCATCGCGGTTTTGCGCGCCGAAGGCGTGCGTGTCGTGGAGCAGCCCGGTTGGAAGACGCACAATCGGAATCACAAGGGTTCGTGGGGGCCGGTCCACGGGGTGATGATCCATCACACGGTGACGTCCGGCACGAGCAACACCGTCAGCATCTGTGAACGCGGCTACGAGGGCCTCCCGGGACCGCTGTGCCACGGTGTGATTGCCAAGGACGGCACTGTGTACCTCGTCGGCAACGGCAGGGCCAATCACGCTGGTCTCGGAGACGGCGACGTGCTGAGTGCAGTGATCGGAGAACGCTCGCTGCCGCGCGCCGACGAGGCCAATACGGACGGCAACCGGCACTTCTACGGGTTCGAGTGCGAGAACCTCGGCAACGGCAAGGACCCTTGGCCGGCGGCCCAACTGGAGGCAATCGAACGTGTCGCGGCAGCATTGTGCCGTGTCCACGGATGGGGCTCGGCCAGCGTTATCGGCCACCGGGAGTGGCAGCCAGGCAAGATCGATCCGCTTGGCTTCACCATGGGTGGGCTGCGAGATCGGGTGTCCGCCCGGCTGAAGGGCAGGCCGAAGAGCCCGTCGCAGTCGACCTCAGGGGTCTACGCGCCGCCGCCGTTTCCGAAAGGTCTTGCTCCGGGTCGCTCGACACCGTCTGCGAAGGTTCTTCAGCAGGCGCTGAAGGACACCGGCTGGTTGGACCGATCGGTACCGCTCGCGGACAGTTACGGGCCGCAGACCCAGAAGGCTGTCGCCAGCTTCAACCGCAAGCACAACCTCTACACCACCGGGCACCCCTACGACCCGGCCATCGGCCGACGTGGATGGGACCTCCTGCACCGACTCGCCTACGGGAACTGA
- a CDS encoding non-canonical purine NTP pyrophosphatase, which produces MLTVTMCTGNEGKFRTAQEHLAPWGVEVEQTVLELDEIQTTSVAVIAQHKARQAFELLRRPLFVEDSGFFIDEFKGWPGPMVKHALEAFGPDGLTHLAALTRTRSCRFASAAVYVDADGELHTFADDTRSPGTIAPVPDRGDGPRSWSDLWSIFIPDGASTTLAALPAEEQHRVFNEWKRGSVVATMGEWLAQSQ; this is translated from the coding sequence ATGCTGACGGTCACCATGTGCACGGGGAACGAGGGCAAGTTCCGCACGGCCCAGGAGCATCTCGCACCGTGGGGCGTCGAAGTGGAGCAGACGGTACTGGAACTCGATGAAATCCAGACGACTTCCGTGGCGGTAATCGCACAGCACAAGGCCCGGCAGGCTTTTGAACTGCTCCGGCGTCCGCTGTTCGTTGAAGACTCCGGGTTCTTCATCGACGAGTTCAAGGGCTGGCCCGGACCGATGGTTAAGCATGCGCTCGAGGCCTTCGGTCCTGACGGTCTCACGCACCTCGCGGCGCTCACGAGGACGCGCTCTTGCCGCTTCGCCAGTGCTGCCGTCTACGTGGATGCGGACGGCGAGTTGCACACGTTCGCGGACGACACGCGCAGCCCGGGGACCATTGCGCCCGTGCCGGACCGAGGAGACGGGCCTCGATCGTGGTCGGATCTGTGGTCGATCTTCATTCCAGATGGCGCGTCAACGACGCTCGCTGCTCTCCCTGCGGAGGAGCAGCATCGAGTCTTCAATGAGTGGAAAAGAGGTTCGGTTGTCGCGACGATGGGCGAATGGCTGGCCCAGTCTCAGTGA